A single window of Granulicella mallensis MP5ACTX8 DNA harbors:
- a CDS encoding VOC family protein, with protein MASITGFGGIFLRADDPKALYQWYERHLGLVKSEGAFGFPAPTQHPQVVFSFFKQDNAYFPPPQKAMINLQVDDLDGVLDRLIEEGVTVDPKRESYDFGKFGWITDPEGNRVELWQPSPTE; from the coding sequence ATGGCTTCAATCACTGGCTTTGGCGGTATCTTTTTGCGAGCGGATGATCCAAAGGCTCTGTATCAATGGTACGAGCGGCATCTCGGCCTGGTGAAGTCCGAGGGAGCATTCGGGTTTCCCGCCCCGACGCAACACCCTCAGGTCGTCTTCTCCTTTTTCAAACAAGACAATGCCTACTTTCCGCCGCCACAGAAAGCGATGATCAATCTGCAGGTGGATGATCTGGATGGTGTGCTGGACCGTTTGATCGAGGAAGGCGTCACGGTCGATCCCAAACGCGAGAGCTATGACTTTGGAAAGTTCGGCTGGATCACCGACCCGGAAGGAAATCGTGTCGAGCTTTGGCAGCCGAGCCCAACTGAATGA
- a CDS encoding DUF4199 domain-containing protein: MKKTVLIFGLISGLIISVLMDGSVLLADKIGSGHSLLLGYANMVASFLLVYFGIRSYRDNTLAGQISFGRAFACGILITLITTVCYVATWEVLYFNFMPHFMDSYFAAQIHKVQSSGLDPATTAARVAAIQHSQQLYQNPFVNMAYTAMEPLPVGLIITLLSAAILRRRAPVEPTATSAVMTP, from the coding sequence ATGAAGAAAACAGTCCTCATCTTCGGCCTCATCTCCGGCCTCATCATCTCCGTCCTTATGGACGGCTCGGTTCTCCTTGCCGACAAGATCGGCTCCGGCCACAGCCTGCTTCTCGGCTACGCCAACATGGTGGCGTCGTTCCTGCTGGTCTACTTCGGCATCCGCAGCTATCGCGACAACACCCTGGCCGGCCAAATCTCCTTCGGCCGCGCCTTCGCCTGCGGCATCCTCATCACTCTCATCACCACCGTTTGCTACGTCGCCACGTGGGAGGTCCTCTACTTCAACTTCATGCCCCACTTCATGGACAGCTACTTCGCCGCGCAGATTCACAAGGTCCAGTCCTCCGGGCTTGACCCCGCCACCACCGCCGCGAGGGTCGCAGCCATCCAGCACTCTCAGCAGCTCTACCAGAACCCCTTCGTCAACATGGCCTACACCGCTATGGAGCCCCTGCCCGTCGGCCTTATCATCACTCTCCTCTCTGCTGCGATCCTTCGCCGCAGAGCCCCTGTCGAACCGACGGCAACTTCCGCAGTCATGACCCCATAG
- a CDS encoding L-rhamnose mutarotase, which translates to MQRYAQVIQLRAEDEAEYIRYHADVWPSVLERIADCGIRNYSIFLRNGVLFAYFEYHGTDYEADMLKMAADPETQRWWKIMDPMQAQMPDALPGEKWSPLREVFHFDGPPVK; encoded by the coding sequence TTGCAACGCTACGCCCAGGTCATCCAACTCCGCGCCGAAGACGAAGCCGAATATATTCGCTACCACGCCGACGTCTGGCCCAGCGTACTTGAAAGAATTGCCGACTGCGGCATTCGTAACTACAGCATCTTTCTGCGCAACGGTGTGCTGTTCGCCTACTTCGAGTACCACGGCACCGATTACGAAGCCGACATGCTCAAGATGGCAGCAGACCCCGAGACCCAGCGCTGGTGGAAGATCATGGACCCGATGCAAGCCCAGATGCCCGATGCCCTGCCGGGCGAGAAGTGGTCACCCTTGCGCGAGGTGTTTCACTTCGACGGGCCTCCGGTGAAGTAG
- a CDS encoding VOC family protein produces MTANVFGFALFQQDNAYFPQPQKAMINLQVDDLDGVLDRLIEEGVTVDPKREGYDFGKFGWITDPEGNRVELWQSVATE; encoded by the coding sequence GTGACAGCGAATGTATTCGGCTTCGCCCTTTTCCAACAAGACAATGCCTACTTCCCGCAGCCGCAGAAAGCGATGATCAATCTGCAGGTGGACGACCTGGATGGTGTGCTGGATCGTTTGATCGAGGAAGGCGTCACGGTCGATCCAAAGCGCGAAGGCTATGACTTCGGAAAGTTCGGCTGGATCACCGACCCGGAAGGAAATCGTGTCGAGCTTTGGCAGTCTGTCGCGACGGAATGA
- a CDS encoding LutC/YkgG family protein, protein MTAREEILARVRSALHTAPSDPVAAHARLSHTYNRIGKLSREACLELFIDRLVDYDSEILQVTTESEIPQAIAQALQHADEHRALVAPAFPAACLPAGFEFKPDNNLPTSEIEGVAAVVTTCEAAVAATGTIILVHDGAQGRRVITLMPDHHICLVHRDQVFELLPEAMTAIAGRTTKPITTISGPSATSDIEMTRIRGVHGPRRLTVILYG, encoded by the coding sequence ATGACCGCCCGCGAAGAGATTCTTGCCCGCGTCCGTTCCGCGCTGCACACCGCGCCCTCCGACCCCGTGGCCGCGCACGCCCGCCTCTCACACACCTACAACCGTATCGGAAAGCTCAGTCGCGAAGCCTGCCTGGAGCTCTTCATCGACCGGCTCGTCGACTACGACAGCGAGATCCTCCAGGTCACCACCGAATCCGAGATACCGCAAGCCATCGCGCAGGCCCTGCAGCATGCAGACGAGCACCGCGCCCTCGTCGCTCCTGCGTTCCCTGCTGCCTGTCTTCCCGCAGGCTTCGAGTTCAAGCCCGACAACAATCTCCCCACCTCCGAGATCGAAGGCGTTGCAGCTGTCGTCACCACCTGCGAAGCTGCCGTGGCCGCGACCGGCACGATCATCCTGGTACACGATGGCGCTCAGGGCCGCCGCGTCATCACGCTCATGCCCGACCACCACATCTGCCTCGTGCACCGCGATCAGGTCTTCGAGCTTCTACCCGAAGCGATGACCGCCATCGCAGGCCGAACCACCAAGCCCATCACCACGATCTCCGGACCATCAGCGACCTCCGACATCGAGATGACACGCATCCGCGGCGTTCACGGCCCACGCCGCTTGACCGTGATCCTCTACGGTTGA
- a CDS encoding TolB family protein, with amino-acid sequence MMMKFVSRLAATATFSLAFASMAHGAEAPMRSRIYVYDLRTHSSKLIFTADTIWEAPNWSPDGKYLISNSGGMIHKLNFKNDGTVEESEKLKIPEDYHCNNDKALSPDGKWLAFSASQGEEHGSEVYLAHADGSEVKQMTNVSPSYFHGWSPDSKTIAYVAQRPVGGKQYDIYGQPATGGEETRLTSSPGQDDGPDYSPDGKWIYINSNRSDKEEVWRFPATGAGENDAKAERIVSDSMQDWFPHISPDGKRLVYIAYPADVTTHDPRNVHIVFKLVDIHNNKVSKSQKVLVEASGGQGSMNVNSWAPDSMRFAYVTYEPLQ; translated from the coding sequence ATGATGATGAAGTTTGTCTCAAGGCTGGCGGCTACTGCCACGTTTTCACTTGCTTTCGCTTCGATGGCTCATGGGGCGGAAGCACCTATGCGCAGCCGCATCTATGTCTACGACCTGCGCACACACTCGTCAAAGCTCATTTTTACCGCCGACACCATCTGGGAGGCTCCCAATTGGTCTCCTGATGGCAAGTATCTGATCTCGAACTCGGGTGGCATGATTCATAAGCTGAACTTCAAGAATGACGGCACGGTAGAAGAGTCGGAGAAGTTGAAGATTCCCGAGGACTATCACTGCAACAATGACAAAGCTCTTTCGCCGGATGGCAAGTGGCTGGCCTTTTCGGCGTCGCAGGGCGAAGAGCATGGGTCGGAGGTATATCTCGCCCATGCCGATGGCAGTGAAGTGAAGCAGATGACGAACGTGTCGCCGAGCTACTTCCACGGCTGGTCGCCTGACAGCAAGACCATCGCGTACGTGGCGCAACGGCCGGTGGGCGGCAAGCAGTACGATATCTACGGGCAGCCTGCGACGGGCGGTGAAGAGACCCGACTGACCTCAAGCCCCGGACAGGACGATGGCCCGGACTATTCTCCTGACGGCAAGTGGATTTATATCAACTCCAACAGGTCCGACAAGGAAGAGGTCTGGCGCTTCCCGGCGACCGGAGCAGGAGAGAACGACGCGAAGGCCGAGAGGATCGTGAGCGACTCGATGCAGGACTGGTTCCCGCACATCTCGCCGGATGGCAAAAGGCTGGTTTACATTGCTTATCCGGCCGACGTGACGACTCACGATCCGCGCAATGTGCATATCGTCTTCAAGCTGGTGGACATCCACAACAACAAGGTCTCGAAGTCACAGAAGGTGCTGGTAGAAGCGTCGGGCGGACAGGGCAGCATGAATGTGAACTCATGGGCTCCCGACTCGATGCGCTTTGCGTATGTAACGTATGAGCCTTTGCAGTAG
- a CDS encoding winged helix-turn-helix domain-containing tetratricopeptide repeat protein codes for MSFAVYQFGEFRLDCGRFELSQAGRRLKLERKPLELLVLLVTKHGQIVTRDEIAKCLWEQEVFVDIEHGINTAIRKIRQTLGDGPDLPQFVQTISGSGYRFIATVTAVEPEVTEPTQSPDVPIEPPARPEIFAAPSIPSTVRPRQRFWLVAVLCAFVLIAIAILTVGPHPFAARFLHRPGRSTIGSLAVLPLQNLSGDPSQEYFADGMTDELITELARIPNLRVVSRTSVMASKDSHRSLADIVRQLDVDAIVEGSIVRSGDRIRITAQLIDARTDRHLWAQSFEGPASDVLSLQDSVAQQIATQARFVLAAPAPRTPVNPAAYDAYLRGRYFLNKQDLSHSLESFQQAMALDPTYASAYASYASALDAATTFGIGTPEQVMPKAIAAAQRAIQLDPQNGEAYTALGSVQTIYQWDWTAAEQNLTRGISLNPNDSIAEFKYAVYLDAVGRPQDAVTHMRRALQLDPLSFLVNRRLGATLYLARQYDAALAQIQRAAEMEQRPASIDNYMSLIYEQKGDHDQAVQHDLTALHEGQPQLDIAALLGVYRQYGWQSYWRARTRGLLTTTAHPCTAYEIGIDDLRINQLDHAFESFQHALDSHCFYMALIRVDPLFDSVRHDSRYAALLTRMHQ; via the coding sequence GTGTCCTTTGCCGTCTATCAGTTCGGCGAATTCCGCCTTGATTGCGGCAGATTTGAGCTTAGCCAAGCAGGTCGCAGGCTCAAACTCGAGCGGAAACCTCTCGAACTCCTCGTCCTCCTGGTCACCAAGCATGGCCAGATCGTTACCCGTGATGAGATCGCCAAGTGCCTGTGGGAGCAGGAAGTCTTCGTCGACATCGAACACGGAATCAACACGGCAATCCGCAAAATTCGCCAGACCCTGGGGGATGGCCCCGACCTGCCGCAGTTTGTGCAGACAATCTCCGGATCTGGTTACCGGTTCATCGCGACCGTTACGGCGGTTGAGCCAGAGGTTACCGAGCCGACCCAATCTCCTGATGTTCCGATCGAGCCTCCTGCTCGGCCGGAGATCTTCGCTGCGCCCTCCATCCCGTCGACTGTTCGACCCCGGCAAAGATTCTGGCTGGTCGCCGTCCTGTGTGCCTTCGTTCTCATCGCAATTGCGATACTCACCGTCGGCCCTCATCCATTCGCTGCCCGCTTCCTCCATCGACCAGGTCGCTCCACCATCGGCTCGCTTGCCGTGCTGCCTCTCCAAAACCTCTCCGGCGACCCCTCCCAGGAGTACTTTGCCGACGGCATGACAGACGAGCTCATCACTGAGCTTGCCCGCATTCCCAACCTTCGCGTTGTCTCCCGCACCTCCGTGATGGCCAGCAAGGACTCCCACCGCTCGCTTGCCGACATCGTCCGCCAACTCGACGTCGACGCCATTGTCGAAGGCTCCATCGTCCGCTCCGGGGACCGCATCCGCATCACCGCCCAGCTCATAGACGCTCGCACCGACCGCCACCTCTGGGCGCAGTCCTTCGAAGGCCCTGCCTCCGACGTTCTTTCCCTCCAGGACAGTGTTGCCCAGCAGATCGCCACCCAGGCCCGCTTTGTCCTCGCCGCTCCCGCGCCGCGCACGCCCGTCAACCCCGCCGCGTACGACGCCTATCTCCGCGGTCGCTACTTCCTCAATAAGCAGGACCTCTCTCACAGCCTCGAGTCGTTTCAGCAGGCCATGGCCCTGGACCCCACCTACGCCTCCGCCTACGCCAGCTACGCCTCAGCGCTCGATGCCGCCACTACCTTCGGCATCGGTACACCCGAACAGGTCATGCCCAAAGCCATCGCCGCCGCCCAGCGCGCCATCCAGCTCGACCCGCAGAACGGCGAGGCCTACACGGCGCTCGGTAGCGTCCAAACCATCTACCAGTGGGACTGGACGGCAGCCGAACAGAACCTCACCCGCGGCATCTCCCTCAATCCCAACGACTCGATTGCCGAGTTCAAGTACGCTGTTTACCTCGACGCCGTAGGCCGTCCGCAGGATGCCGTCACTCACATGCGCCGCGCTCTTCAGCTCGATCCGCTATCTTTCCTCGTCAACCGCCGGTTGGGCGCTACTCTCTACCTTGCCCGCCAGTACGATGCCGCACTCGCTCAAATACAGCGCGCCGCCGAGATGGAACAACGGCCCGCCTCCATCGACAACTACATGAGTCTCATCTACGAGCAGAAGGGCGATCACGACCAGGCCGTGCAGCATGATCTGACAGCGCTGCACGAGGGACAGCCACAGCTCGACATCGCCGCTCTTCTTGGTGTGTATCGGCAGTACGGATGGCAGTCCTATTGGCGCGCGCGCACCCGCGGTCTCCTCACCACCACAGCCCACCCTTGCACCGCTTACGAGATCGGCATCGATGATCTTCGCATCAACCAACTCGACCATGCCTTCGAATCGTTCCAACACGCGCTCGACAGCCACTGCTTCTACATGGCACTCATCCGCGTGGACCCACTATTCGATTCCGTCCGCCACGATTCCCGCTATGCCGCTCTCCTGACACGCATGCATCAGTAG